The genomic segment TCGATACCAAGGCGCTTCGAGTCGCGCACGGAGAAGTACGCAGCGTGCTCGGGCAGCGACAGCCGCGGGTTGTCGTGCATCCAGGAGTTGTGACCCAGAGCCTCGCGCCGCGAGATGAGGCGCAAGCCGCGGCGTCGATGTCGGAGCTCTGCTTCGAGCTCCGGCAGCCGCGTCCACACGCGGGCCGCGTCGAGCACGATCGGGTTCGATCGTCGCGTCCGCAGGAACCAGCCGGGGTTCTCTCGGGCACTCAAGTCAATGCCGTGAGGCGACCTGCGCAGGGCGGCCAAGGGACGGAGGCCCAGCGCTCGAGCCAGGAGGGGGAGCGCCAGCGCACGCGGGCCTCCCACGCGAAGGGCGGCGCGAAGCGCGAGATCGGCGGCGCGGTTGCCGAACAAGGGCAAGCCTGCGTGGCGACAAATGTCGACCAAGATCTCCCACTCCGGCTTGCGCTCACCGAAAGGCGTTACCACGGCCTCGGTCCACTGCACGTAGGGGCGTGGTTGGAGCTGAAGCTGAGCCAAGGGGAAGTCCTCGCGTTCGAGAAAGTCCGTTGCAGGCAGCACGTGAGTGGCGTGGGCGCCGGTGTCGTTGACGAAGAGATCGATGCTGACGTGGAGCTCGAGGCGGGCCAGCGCCCGGCGCAGCCTCTCTCCGTCGGGTGCGGACAGCACCGGATTGCCAGCAATGCAGACCAACGCACGGATCTGGTCCGTCCCGGGCGTCGTGATTTCGTCCGCCAGAATTGCTGCTGGAAGCGTGCCCAGCACCGGCGAGAAGCCGCCAATGCGGCTGGTATGGTCGGGCTCACGGTCGAGCCCGAGGCGAGCTGCAAGCCCCGCGGTGTCCGCAGCTCCGCGCACGATCAACGCTCCGCCAGCGCGGTCCAGGTTGCCGGTCAAGACCTCGAGGGCGATCTTGGCAGCGTAGGCGATGTTGCCGAAGCGTCCTTGGTTCACACCGGTGGAGACGTGACAGAAGGCACCCGGCGCCGCTGCGAAGTCTCGCGCCAGGTTCTCGATGGTGGGGGCAGGAATGCCCGTGTACTCCGCGACCTGCGCCGGCGCGAAGGCCTTGACCAAGCTGCGCAAATGCTCGCAACCACGAGTCGTCTCCGCGACTTTCGCCGAGGAGTACAGGCCCTCGCGTAGGATTACTTCGAGCATGGCGAGCAGGAGCGCAGCGTCAGAACCGGGCGTGATGGGCAGATGCTCTCCCACCCGCCGTGCGGTCTCGGAACGCCGTGGGTCGACCACGACGACGCGGCCACCGCGCGATACGATGCCCTGCAAGCGCTCCACCATGCGCGGCGCGTTGATGAACGAACTCTGACTGACCGCGGGGTTCGTGCCGATCAGCAGTGCGAAGTTCGCGCGATCCAGATCCGGCACCGGATGCGTTCCGCTCGAGCCGAGCATTTGCTTGGCGACCAGGAACTTGTTGTTGCAGTCCAGGGATCCGGCCGAGAAGTAGTTGCGCGTGCCGAGCGCGCGTACGAACGCGACCCCGTACACCGGCAAAGTGTAGGAAAACGCCGCGGGATTGCCGATGTAGACGCCGACGGCGTGAGGGCCGTGCTCGTCGACGATCCGGCGTAGCGACATGCCGATATCGGCGTAGGCTCGTGACCAGGTCGTTCGCTCCAGGCCTCGCTCGCTCCGACGTAGCGGGTGGTTCACGCGGCCCGCTCCGCGATGCACCTCCGTGAAGCGCGTGCCTTTCGCGCACGCGAAGCCCCGAGACACCACGTGATCGCGGTCCGGCCGCAATGCGATCACGTCCTGTCCCTCCACCTCGGCCACCAGTCCGCAAGCGGCCTCGCAGATCCTGCAGTACGTCGCCACCCTCTCCATGCCTCCAACGATACGCGCTTTGTGGTCACGACGAGAGCGACGACGAAACTCGCCTGCTTTCCAGGCCTTGCGCGCGGTGGCCTGCGGCTGCGTTGCCAGTGGCGCTGGCGCCGTGGCAGCGTGCCCAGGTGCGGGCTCGGACATCGATGGCGGCGCAATTGCTTTGCGTGCTTTCGCTTTGCGCGCTCTCGCTGGGCGCACTGGGGTGCGTTCAGCCGATGGCAGCGCCGCCAGTCGCGACGCCGCGACCGAGCGCGACGCCGCAGGCGGACCTCCTGAACTTGTCGGCCGAAGCTCCGTCCCGACCCGGTCGCATGCGGGGTGACCCGTATTGGATGCATGCCAAGGATTCCCACCTTGCACTCGCAGCGCTTGCCGAGCGCGAGGGCGCGAGCGGCCTGCTCGAAGGCGTGCGCCTGGGCGGCGGCGTCGCCATTGTCGCCTTGGCGGCATTGCCCCTTGTTCCCGATGCGGAGACTGGGCTGGGCCCACTGTGTGATCTGCTGCCGCGCACGGAGGGCGAGTCGCGCACGCGCTTGCTGACGTCCCTCGTCGCCCTGGCCGAAGCGGTCGCTTCGGACCGGGAACGCGTAGCCATGGAGGAGATTTCCGTCTGTCGCACGCGACTCGAGCGACTGGCCGGGGACCGAAGCCAGCCCGCGTCCCAGCGGGATTTGGCTGCGGCGGGCCGGGTCGAGCTGGATCGCCTTCGTTGAGTCGTTTCGTCGTCGCTGACTGGTTTCGCACGAGGGACTTTCGCTGACGCGCGCGCGGCGGCTATGCTCGACCCGTGGTCAGCTTGGCGCCTGGTGCCGGGAACAATCCCTACGCTTCCGAGGGCTACCTCCATCAGCTGCTCTCGAAGGCGATCGCCGCAGGGGCACGCGATGTCCATCTCAAGGTCGGGCAACCGCCCGGAGCACGGGTGCGTGGCGGTATCGTCTACTTCCGCGTCGACAAGATCAGGCCTGAAGACACCGAGGCGGTAGCGCGACATCTGATCAAGGATCCGTCCCTACGCGGGGATCTCAAGGCCTTCAGCGAGTACGACACGTCCTACGCTGCACCTGGCATCGGCCGCTTTCGCGTCAACGTCTATCGGCAGCGAGGCACGCTCGCCATCGTGATGCGTGCGATTCCTTTCGAGGTGCCGTCTCTGGAATCCCTGGGCGTGCCGCGCGCGGTCGTCGACCTGTCGGAAAAGGAACGGGGATTGGTGCTGTGCGTCGGTGCCGCCGGCAACGGCAAGAGCACGACCCTCGCAGCGATGGTTGCGCACATGAACGA from the Polyangiaceae bacterium genome contains:
- a CDS encoding molybdopterin-dependent oxidoreductase is translated as MERVATYCRICEAACGLVAEVEGQDVIALRPDRDHVVSRGFACAKGTRFTEVHRGAGRVNHPLRRSERGLERTTWSRAYADIGMSLRRIVDEHGPHAVGVYIGNPAAFSYTLPVYGVAFVRALGTRNYFSAGSLDCNNKFLVAKQMLGSSGTHPVPDLDRANFALLIGTNPAVSQSSFINAPRMVERLQGIVSRGGRVVVVDPRRSETARRVGEHLPITPGSDAALLLAMLEVILREGLYSSAKVAETTRGCEHLRSLVKAFAPAQVAEYTGIPAPTIENLARDFAAAPGAFCHVSTGVNQGRFGNIAYAAKIALEVLTGNLDRAGGALIVRGAADTAGLAARLGLDREPDHTSRIGGFSPVLGTLPAAILADEITTPGTDQIRALVCIAGNPVLSAPDGERLRRALARLELHVSIDLFVNDTGAHATHVLPATDFLEREDFPLAQLQLQPRPYVQWTEAVVTPFGERKPEWEILVDICRHAGLPLFGNRAADLALRAALRVGGPRALALPLLARALGLRPLAALRRSPHGIDLSARENPGWFLRTRRSNPIVLDAARVWTRLPELEAELRHRRRGLRLISRREALGHNSWMHDNPRLSLPEHAAYFSVRDSKRLGIESGDRVRLSVGSQSIELGARVDEDLVAGAVAVPHGYGHDAAASWRTAHSRGGCNVNQLCSADADALDPDSGMAQLVAVEIEARPVTRAAAEAKATVLGGGPKETTEM